A section of the Roseivirga sp. BDSF3-8 genome encodes:
- a CDS encoding YceI family protein yields the protein MKKNILFLVLLAFSVTAIFLNFNTPENSRSSDFRHMSFTGLFQEDSYQVDAEASEVKWTGRKLTGNHTGTVKIKSGNLNVDGDKLEGGMFIIDMTSMENEDIEDPDSRAKLMGHLRSEDFFGTATHPEAKLVITNVTYEEETEQYRVTGDLTIKGKTNSITFPAGLSNNGNTVTASADITFDRTKWDVRYGSGSIFKSLGDKAIYDDVDISVRLVARQ from the coding sequence ATGAAGAAGAATATACTATTCCTTGTATTACTGGCATTTTCAGTAACCGCTATTTTTTTAAATTTTAACACCCCTGAGAATAGCCGGAGCTCAGATTTCCGGCACATGTCCTTCACAGGATTGTTTCAAGAAGACTCATATCAGGTAGACGCTGAGGCATCAGAAGTAAAATGGACAGGCCGTAAACTAACAGGCAACCATACAGGCACTGTCAAAATTAAGTCCGGCAATCTCAATGTGGATGGTGATAAGCTTGAAGGGGGCATGTTTATCATTGACATGACTAGCATGGAGAATGAAGACATAGAAGACCCAGACTCCCGCGCCAAGCTAATGGGCCATCTCAGAAGTGAAGACTTTTTTGGTACCGCCACCCATCCCGAAGCAAAACTGGTAATTACCAATGTCACATATGAGGAAGAAACGGAACAGTATCGGGTAACGGGAGACCTGACCATAAAAGGCAAAACAAACAGCATCACCTTTCCTGCCGGGCTGAGCAATAATGGCAACACAGTGACCGCCTCTGCAGATATAACGTTTGACCGGACCAAGTGGGATGTACGCTACGGCTCAGGCAGTATATTTAAAAGTCTCGGAGATAAAGCAATCTACGATGATGTGGATATCTCCGTAAGATTAGTGGCCCGGCAATAA
- a CDS encoding pirin family protein — protein sequence MKTIEYKSDTRGAANHGWLNAKHTFSFANYYDPSRMHFGALRVFNDDIVQGGTGFGKHPHDNMEIVTLVLDGRLRHKDSTGHEGVISPGEVQFMSAGTGVYHSEMNASEKEQVNLLQTWVFPKKRDIEPRYGQKKFDFEGQKNSLVEVVSPDGNAPSLTLNQDAWYHVGYFDKQTELSYELHGSGNGVFAFVIEGQAEIAGKKLEKRDALGVSETNDILLKVSENTRLLLIEVPMKF from the coding sequence ATGAAAACTATTGAATATAAATCCGATACGAGGGGAGCAGCAAACCACGGCTGGCTCAATGCGAAACACACCTTCAGTTTTGCCAACTACTATGATCCTTCGCGCATGCACTTCGGAGCCCTTAGAGTATTCAATGATGATATCGTTCAGGGAGGCACGGGCTTTGGAAAGCATCCGCACGATAATATGGAGATTGTCACCCTGGTGCTGGATGGAAGGCTTCGTCACAAAGACAGCACAGGCCACGAGGGCGTAATATCCCCCGGTGAAGTGCAGTTTATGAGCGCCGGCACAGGCGTATATCACTCAGAGATGAATGCGTCGGAAAAGGAGCAGGTAAATTTGCTGCAAACCTGGGTGTTTCCTAAAAAAAGAGACATAGAGCCACGCTATGGTCAGAAGAAGTTTGATTTTGAAGGTCAAAAAAACAGCCTCGTGGAAGTAGTATCACCTGACGGGAACGCTCCCTCACTTACCCTGAATCAGGATGCGTGGTACCATGTGGGTTACTTTGATAAGCAGACAGAATTAAGCTATGAACTGCATGGTTCAGGCAATGGAGTCTTTGCCTTTGTCATAGAAGGTCAAGCTGAAATTGCAGGCAAAAAGCTGGAAAAACGTGACGCACTAGGAGTCTCTGAAACTAATGACATTCTACTGAAGGTAAGCGAGAATACCAGACTATTGCTTATTGAAGTTCCAATGAAGTTTTAA